The window CAGTCCACTTCCCAACCTAGATTTTGTTTACACACTGCGATCGATCAACCATACTACCACTGGCTACCAAACGATCGATCAGTACTAGATTGCCAATCCAAGTCCAACTAGCAGCACGATCTGTACCTACGTTACGCGTGCAGGAGTAGATCAGCATCACCAGACGAGCGCCGCGGCAGCGAAGGCGGCGGCGGCACCGGAGACCCTCGAGACGCCATGGCCACGCGGATCAGCCGCGGCGCTGTAACTGTCCGGCTCGTCgtcatggtggtggtggtggtggccgaTGATGAACGGGCGGCCGGAGCCTCCGCCCCTCCCGCGCGAGCCTCCTCCGCCCCTCCCGCCGCGGCAGCACACGCCCTGGAACTGCGCGGCCAGGACGAGCAGCACCAGCAGCACCGCGCAGAGCCGCCTCGCCATGATGCCTGCTCAAATGATCCTCTCCCCTGGCCTAGCTAAGCCGGCCGGCTTCTCCCGCTCGCTGTTGGTCGGATGGGGTCGGTGGCAATGCCTAGCCTGGCTCAGTACGTAGCTCGCCGCTCTCGCTCGCGTTCTCTGTTGCACAATAAGCTAGGATAGCTAGCATGCCGTTTTCAGTTTCAGACTCGCGTTAGCTTTCTTCAGTTAAAGTTTCGGTTAGTGTTTTTCGTCAGGTTAGTTAGCTGCTCCCGCGAGACGCGTTCTGTGCAATCCGCGGAGCGATCGTAGGGCGTCGTGGACCGAGTGCTCGATCGTGGGATGGCACGATCCAGTCGGGGTGCAGGATCCGCGGCACGTTTACTTCAGTTGAGGAATAAAAGGAAGGCAAAACAGAAAAGCAGCTAAGTTCATCGCTGCGCAAAAATCTCTGGTGTGTGTTGTTTTTCAGAGAGTTGAGAGGTGacaagtggcatcagagccaTGTCAAGGACGCCGGCGGCCGCGGCGAGGACGTTCGCGGGCGGCGCAGGGCGTTCGGAGACCCCTCCACGTCTGCGTGCTCCGTCCCAGGATCGGGGACGAACTCGCCGCCGCGGCGACATGACTGTGCAGCCGGTGGTGCAGCCGGCGACCTCCTCGGGCGCACTCCCAATGCTGACGCGTACAAATTACGCAGAGTGGGCTCTGCTCATGAAGGTATACCTTCAGGCCCATGGCTGGTGGGGAGCGGTCTCGCACGGTGATGTCTCCTACCACCACGAGCGCAATGCGATGATCACCATCCTGCGCGGCCTTCCCTCGGATGTGCTGCTCGCGGTGGGCGAGAAGGAGACCGCCAAGGAGGCGTGGGACGCCATCACTCTGCAGCGCCTCGGTGCCACGCGTGTGCGCGAGGCCAACGCGCAGAAACTCCGGCGTGACTTCGAGGGCATCACCTTCCGCGACGGGGAGACGATCGACGATTTCTCGCTCCGCCTGTCAGGGATCGTCACCGGCCTGCACGCCCTTGGCGACACCGTGTAAGAATCAAAGGTAGTGGCCAAGTTTTTGCGCGTGGTTCCATCCCAGTTCGCGCAGGTGGCGATCGCGATCGAGACGCTGCTGGACATCAGTACGCTCTCCCTGGACGAGGTCACCGGCAGGCTGCGCGTCGTGCAGGACCGCCTCGACGACGCGCatggcggcagcagcagccaAGGTGGGCGGCTGCTTCTCACTCGGGAGGAGTGGCAGGCCAGAGAACTGCAACCTCGTGTCTCGGGCGGCAACACCAACCGTCGCAAGGGCGGCGGCCGTGGCCGAGGAAGGGGCCGCGGTGGCGGACGTGGCGCCGCGCGTGGCGCCGTGAGTGGCGCGGACTACCCCGACAAGAGCGGCGGGGACAAGGAGAAGTGCCGATACTGCGGCTTCAAGGGGCGCTGGGCGCGCGACTGCAGAAAGAAGAAGAGGGAGGAGGACGCCCTCCTTGCCCAGGCCGATGAGGAGGCCGATCCGGAGCTGTTGCTCGCCGAGGTGGTCGAGATCGCACGTCCCACTCAGGCAGGCAGCAGCGTCGCGGCACTGGCTCCGGCGGCAAAACCCACGGCACTCGTCGTGGGCCACTGCGATCCGCCACACGCCATGGTCTTCCTGAACGAGGAGCAGGCGAACGTCGTTCCGGCCGCCGAGGACGCTGCGCCGGACCCAATGTGGTTCCTGGACACTGGCGCGTTCAACCACATGAATGGAGATCGCACGGCCTTCGCCGAACTCGATGCCGCGATCACCGGATCCGTGCGGTTCGGTGATGGGTCAGTGGTACGTATCGAGGGGCGCGGCACAGTCGCCTTCAGCATCGACGGGGGAGCTCAGCGCGCCCTCATGGACGTGTACTACATCCCCAGGCTCAAGAGCAGCGTCGTCAGCCTCGGGCAGCTCGACGAGAACGGCTGCGACATCAACACGCGCCACGGCGTCCTCACTGTCCGCGATCGACGCGGCGCCCTCATCTTCAAGGTAAAACGGTCCCAAAATCGTTTGTACAAGGTTCACATCCACCCTGTTCGTCCGGCTTGTCTTGCCGCGCGCGCGAACAGCGTGTCATGGCGCTGGCACGCCCGCTTCGGTCACCTGCACGTCGACGCACTGCAGCGGATGGCGCGGGCAAGTATGGTGCAGGGGCTGCCGGGCATTGAGTCTTCGGGGGAGCTCTGCCAGGCGTGCCTCGCCGGCAAACAACGCCGAGCGCCATTTCCCCAGGCGGCCAAGTTCAGAGCGGAGACGCCTCTCGACCTCGTTCACGCAGACCTGTGCGGGGCAATCACGCCAGCAACACCAGGAGGGCGGCGCTACTTCCTGCTTCTGGTGGACGACCACAGTCGCTACATGTGGCTCACCCTGCTGTCTAGTAAGGATGAGGCAGGCATCGCCATCAAGAGGTTCCAGGCGCGTGCTGAGGTGGAGGCACGACGCAAGCTAGGCACGCTGCGCACTGACCGCGGCGGAGAGTTCACGCCTCGTCACTGGCCGAGCACTTCGCCGCCACCGGAGTTCAACGTCACCTCACAGCGCCGTACTCGCCGCAGCAGAACGACGTTGTCGAGAGGCGCAATCAGACGGTGGTGGGCATGACGAGGAGCATGATGAAGGCCAAGGGCATGCCGGACTACTTCTGGGGAGAGGCGGTGACTACGGCCGTCTATCTCCTGAACCGCGCGTTCACTCGCAGCGTGGACGGCGCAACCCCGTACGAGCTCTGGCACGGCAAGAAACCGGAGGTGAGTCCCCTGCGAGTTTTTGGGTGTGTGGCTCACATCAAGAGCGCGCGGCCCAACCTCAAGAAACTGGACGATCGAAGCAC is drawn from Aegilops tauschii subsp. strangulata cultivar AL8/78 chromosome 1, Aet v6.0, whole genome shotgun sequence and contains these coding sequences:
- the LOC141036402 gene encoding uncharacterized protein, whose protein sequence is MSRTPAAAARTFAGGAGRSETPPRLRAPSQDRGRTRRRGDMTVQPVVQPATSSGALPMLTRTNYAEWALLMKVYLQAHGWWGAVSHGDVSYHHERNAMITILRGLPSDVLLAVGEKETAKEAWDAITLQRLGATRVREANAQKLRRDFEGITFRDGETIDDFSLRLSGIVTGLHALGDTFAQVAIAIETLLDISTLSLDEVTGRLRVVQDRLDDAHGGSSSQGGRLLLTREEWQARELQPRVSGGNTNRRKGGGRGRGRGRGGGRGAARGAVSGADYPDKSGGDKEKCRYCGFKGRWARDCRKKKREEDALLAQADEEADPELLLAEVVEIARPTQAGSSVAALAPAAKPTALVVGHCDPPHAMVFLNEEQANVVPAAEDAAPDPMWFLDTGAFNHMNGDRTAFAELDAAITGSVRFGDGSVVRIEGRGTVAFSIDGGAQRALMDVYYIPRLKSSVVSLGQLDENGCDINTRHGVLTVRDRRGALIFKVKRSQNRLYKVHIHPVRPACLAARANSVSWRWHARFGHLHVDALQRMARASMVQGLPGIESSGELCQACLAGKQRRAPFPQAAKFRAETPLDLVHADLCGAITPATPGGRRYFLLLVDDHSRYMWLTLLSSKDEAGIAIKRFQARAEVEARRKLGTLRTDRGGEFTPRHWPSTSPPPEFNVTSQRRTRRSRTTLSRGAIRRWWA